In the Syntrophus aciditrophicus SB genome, AAAAATAATTAATTATAAATTTAGAATCAAGTGGTTGAGCGAGGAGAAAAATGGCTAAGCAGGTAAGAAAGACAGGCAAGAAAAAAGAGAAGAAGAACATTCCGGAAGGAATTGCACATATACAGTCAACTTTTAATAATACAATCATTACCATTACAGATCCAATCGGAAACGTTATTGCGTGGTCGTCATCTGGAATGCAGGGATTTAAGGGTTCCAGAAAAAGCACGCCATTTGCCGCTCAAATGGCTGCGGAAGACTGCGTAAAAAAGGCGAAAGAAC is a window encoding:
- the rpsK gene encoding 30S ribosomal protein S11, whose protein sequence is MAKQVRKTGKKKEKKNIPEGIAHIQSTFNNTIITITDPIGNVIAWSSSGMQGFKGSRKSTPFAAQMAAEDCVKKAKEHGLRKVQVYVKGPGSGRESALRSLQAAGLTISLIRDVTPIPHNGCRPPKRRRV